The DNA sequence TGTTCTGGTGCGCCAACCCGATGGTGCCAGTTCCATTTTCATGACCGGTGGCCGGGTCCTGATGAACCTTCAGGACCTGCCTGCAACCCGCGTGGTGCAACCGGGCAGCCGGGTGAGCTACCAATGGCTGCTGGCCGCCGACCGGCCCGCCGATCTGGAAGGGTTTTTAACCTGGCTGGAACCGCAGCTGACGGACCACTATAGGGTGGTGGACATTGAGTCCTCCCAACGCAACCTCGCCCGGACCCTGGATCGCGGCAAACAGTTTCTGCTGTTGGCCGCCGTGGTGGGCGTGCTGTTGGCCGGTGTTGCCATCGGGCTTGCGGCCCGCCAGTTTGCCGATCGCCATGTGGATCAGGTCGCCCTGATGAAAAGCCTCGGAGCGGGCAGTCAGCGTATTCGGAATCTCTACTTCGGTCAGTTGCTTCTCCTGTCACTGGTGGCCTCCGTCATCGGCGTCGGCCTGGGGGAGGGCTTCCAGCAGGTGGTGGCTTACGGTCTGTCGAGCTTCTTCGCCCTGAATTTGGCACAGCCGGGCTGGCTGGCCTATGTGCTGAGTGTTCTGAGTGGCCTGGTGTGCCTGATGTTCTTTGCCTTGCCCGCCTTGTGGTTCCTGCCGAAAGTGCCGCCCCTGAAAATCCTGCGTCGGGAACTGAGTGTGGATAAGGTTCAGGTCTGGACTCAGGTAGTGCTGGCGTTGCTCGCCGTAGTGTTGCTGGTGGTCTTGTTCAGCCGGGATTGGGCGCTGGCGGCGAGCGTCGTGGCGGCCCTGCTGGTGGTGGTTGTGGTGACCGCCATCCTCGGCTTCGGACTGCTGCACCTGAGCCGCAAACTCACCACCGGGGCCAGCAGTGTCTGGCGCCTGGCAGTGGCCAACCTGCAGCGCCGGCGCGGCCACAGCCTGGTGCAGATGGTGATCTTCTCGGTGGCGATCATGCTGCTGATCACCCTGACTGTGGTGCGCACCTCGCTGATACAGGATTGGCAAGCCCAGTTACCGGAGGATGCCCCCAACCACTTCCTGGTCAATGTGGCACCCGAAGACGTCGAGCCGGTACAGACCATGCTCGACCGCGAATCCGTGGACCGACAACCGCTGTACCCCATGGTGAGGGGTCGCCTGACACACATCAACGAGCAGGAAAAGTCCCGGGAACGCCTGAACCGCGAGGCCAACCTGACCTGGACAGACACCCTGGCGGAAGACAACGAGGTAGTGGCCGGGCAGTGGTGGGATCAGTGGTCCGGTGGCGAGCTACCCGGCGTGTCGGTGGAGCAGGAGCTGGCCGGTGAGCTGGGTATTGAACTGGGTGATATCTTACGATTTTCGATTGGTGGGCTGACACTGGAAGCCGAGGTGGCCAGCTTGCGGACGCTGGACTGGCGCTCCATGAATCCAAACTTCTTTTTCATCTTTGAGCCTGGAGCCCTGGACGGCTTTTCCGCCACCTACATCACCAGTGCCTATGTTCCGGCCAGCCAGAAAACACTGATCAACGACCTGATGCGTGAGTACCCCACCATTCTGCTGATCGAACTGGATCGGGTATTCGAGCAGATCCGATCGATTGTCACCCAGGTGACCAAGGGCATTCAGTTGGTTCTGGTGCTCACGGTAATTGGCGGCATCCTGGTACTTCTGGCGGCGGTCACGACCAGCCTGGATGCACGCAAACAGGAGGCTGGTCTGCTGCGTGCCCTGGGCAGTCCGCGCCGGTTGGTAGTGGGCA is a window from the Marinimicrobium koreense genome containing:
- a CDS encoding ABC transporter permease, which codes for MLAARLLWRNWRSGEVRLLSIALVMAVMVVSAIAIFTDRLEATLVQQSNNLLGADRVVRASQPHDPAWAEEADERDLQQSRLVEFSSMVYRGDEMHLASIKAVDEGYPLRGVVETTDQPWTTKPPEEATGIPAPGEAWVDARMLPLLGIELGDTFGIGEAELVASRVLVRQPDGASSIFMTGGRVLMNLQDLPATRVVQPGSRVSYQWLLAADRPADLEGFLTWLEPQLTDHYRVVDIESSQRNLARTLDRGKQFLLLAAVVGVLLAGVAIGLAARQFADRHVDQVALMKSLGAGSQRIRNLYFGQLLLLSLVASVIGVGLGEGFQQVVAYGLSSFFALNLAQPGWLAYVLSVLSGLVCLMFFALPALWFLPKVPPLKILRRELSVDKVQVWTQVVLALLAVVLLVVLFSRDWALAASVVAALLVVVVVTAILGFGLLHLSRKLTTGASSVWRLAVANLQRRRGHSLVQMVIFSVAIMLLITLTVVRTSLIQDWQAQLPEDAPNHFLVNVAPEDVEPVQTMLDRESVDRQPLYPMVRGRLTHINEQEKSRERLNREANLTWTDTLAEDNEVVAGQWWDQWSGGELPGVSVEQELAGELGIELGDILRFSIGGLTLEAEVASLRTLDWRSMNPNFFFIFEPGALDGFSATYITSAYVPASQKTLINDLMREYPTILLIELDRVFEQIRSIVTQVTKGIQLVLVLTVIGGILVLLAAVTTSLDARKQEAGLLRALGSPRRLVVGSVWAEFSILGGLSGLIAVLGSEALLMSLQHFVLEIPIRPHYLFWVLGPILGAAFVGLLGALSCRSVVTTPPAVVLREAA